ggggggggggggggggggaggaaaTTAGTCAATAGTATGTAGCAAGACCAGTCTCCGTTACCGTGCttggcagaaaaaaaaaaaaagtagtaagaCCAGCCCCGCGAGTAGTCCGACTGGTTGCCTTGCTGTGTATCTTGAGGTAAGGCTCTATacatagggatggcaatggggcgggggtTCCTTCCCCCATCCTCCGCCCCATTGTCAAATAactcccccgtcccccgcccccgTCCCATTTTCCCCGCGGTTCCCCGCGATTTCCCGTGAGAAAAGAAATCAGCTTATCATAAAATGTTCATTTACAATAATTCACTGAATTTTTTATTAGGTTGCACTTGATTGCCCCCTCTATGTATATCTGATTTTTCAGTTACCAGCCCATCTCCTGACCAAAATATATCATTTGGAGTTATTTCAGAATTATACATATATCCATgactatctttttttttataatactaAAATCTTAAACCATTTAATTGCCGTAAAACGAGTATTAGTACATAAGATGCCAGAGATTCATATCCAAAGCCACAGCATAGCTTTACAACAACATAGAGTTTTTCTTATTAAGTAATAGCATTCACAGGTCTCCTTAACTAATTAGCTAAAGATGACCCCCACCATAATAAGTTATATCCATGGCTATCTAAAAGGATTGAACAACTCAGAAATAAAACTACAAATGTCATTTAATTTTGCTCAATTTATGTGTCCTTGAAGAAAATTGATCACAGAAATTCACCAGCTCAAACTACATTTAGTCTTAGAAAACTTGAAGAATTCATGTCTACACGCACTCATTCTTGGAATTTGGTAATTGTAAGTCATGAGTGCACAAGATCCTAAGCTGTGAAGCATCGTGGATCCACTTATTTAGTAGTAAAATCGAATCAATTATCCCAGCCTGAAGTATCCTTTCATATCCTAGTGTACTGAGGCTCCTAAAAGAGGAGAGGACTAGTTATTGTGAGCAACTACTGCCACGACTTGAAGCTGCAAAAACTGGACGTAGTTGTTACTTTtgtgtatttatatatatatatatatatatatatattttatgcgGGGGGCGAGGCGGGGGATGGGGCAGGTGTATGttgccccatcccccgccccgttttAAGGCGGGGGTAAATATTTTGCCCTCGCCCCGCCCCATCCCTCGCCCCATTTGTACTTCAGCGCAGGCActcgcccccattgccatccctatctATACATTTTTGGGAAGTTAGTCTGACCTAAAGATTGGAATACCtcttagttaaaaaaaaagtaacaagaCTAATTTCTCTTGTCAcaagaaaactttttttttgggggtactACTTGTTGAGCATACACCAGAACTAGGGGATTATATTATTGGGCACCCGTTAAGAGTGTTTATTTTTTGCGAGAGGGTAGTCAATTTGGGAAACTATCTAAATATAAAGATGGAATAGATGTGAATTTAGGTGTAATTTAGATGTGTTGACGGGTGTTTATTAGtcattccttaaaaaaaaaaatttgtacatTGTTTGAAGTGTTGGTTAATGAGTGCTCAATGAGCGCTCTTAATGAGAGGTTTCAAGTGTTaattttttagagaaaaaattaaaattaatttgagAAAATATTGAAATACAAATGGGCCAGTAAATGTAAGTATGTGTATTCCCATTATAAATTAAGGGTAATTTAGATATAGTACAAGTAACCAGAGGTCAAGATACCCAActggaaaaatctttaattaAATTCAAGGACGTCAATATATTCGAGTGCTTCAAGCAATATTTTCTCATCATATCCACTATcaccaaataataataataataataaggttCTGATCTGTGTCAAGTAGAAAGAAAAGCTTTAACAAACTTCTCCAAAATCAAGATGAATGGGATTTGCTATGATGATTTATAATAAAgcatggtagagtggatttttttttcttttttttttctgacggaGTGGGTGTCCGAGTCAATCCTTATAAGGTCCGACTAATCCCATTCCAGCCCGGGAGGAGAGGCCCCATCTCCCCGAATACGATAACCACAGGACTCGGACCCTTGTGGACACTGGACACCAGCTCCTAAGGAAGCTTGCTGAGACCAACCAAGTTGCCCATGAGAGGCAGACAATTTGGTGACCTCCCACTCTACCAGGAGAGGTGGTTGGTAGAGTGGATTCTTGCCAACAACTTTACTACAGCTCTAATTGATCAAAAGAATTAAGAGGGTCCATCTATTTAACTTTCAAGTTTAGAATGTGCATAAAGAAAGAGGGCTCTGATTAATGAAAATGCAAAGCTAATGATGAGATTAGCAGTGAGAGTATAGGCATTAGTAGCAATCTTAATTGCAGTTAGCCTTTAACACCAAGAGATGCAAAAATTGAGACCCACCATATCACAATCCCTCTATTGGAATCATAATTCCCCATTCACGAGGCAGGGCCATGGATCAATACCAAATATATTTTGTGAGACCAAATAGTTCTCGAGCCAAATTCCACCCTTGCATGATTTCTGGTCCAATCATGTATTAATTCAAGTCATAGTATGTGAGTTACACATGTGAATAAAGGGCATCAAGCTTCCTATTTCTTTTCCTTGATGGAGTTTGAAGTCCTGGAAAGTTTgcataaaataagaaaaatatgtgCATTGTAGAGTAAATTAGTTCTACAAGAAAGGTAGAAGTGGATCTAAGACGTTCCTTTtacagtttttctttctttgtgctCGCAAGCTAAGATATGTTCCTAAAAAACACAACAGCAAGCCGCATAATGCACCTTTTGCTAGGTTTCTTGTTTTAAATAGCACCAAGCTACTAAACTATCAGTATGTTGGCCTGGAAAAAGTGGTGCCATTCTGGCAATGGATATTCTTCCCAACCAAGAGATTTAGGCTTATCAATAAACTATGTAAAGGCAGAAGAATATAAAGGCTAAAGAAAAAAACCTGTCCAACAGCAAAGTGATCTTTAGTTAAACTACAATTTTCTCATCAAGCCACGAACAAGAAAACAGGAACAGCAATGCAGGTTGTACTAGGCCCTTTTTTGTGGTTCATCTGATTCCTGATTAATCAAAGAAACAAGACTTGAGCTTAAAGTAATGCAAGTGAAGTGGCCGTGCCAATTTAGTATTCACACATTGGACGTCTCAGTAAGAGTTCAAAAATGTGTTGTTCTCCAAAGCTTCTAGCGATTAGCATGTGCAGTTCATCATGATCATCATCATAATGATGGTATGGTTTTATTCAACTTTGTGATTTGGAATCGTTATGATTAATGAACCGGCGTTGGAAAGACTTGCTACCAAAATGCATAATTGGCTATCAAGTACCTATTTGAGAGTACTGTTCTATTGCAGGAATCAAGCAGTTGAACATGAAAAGAGAGATGGGGAACCAAAATGCATCAGGAATAAAAGGCATGTTTGTATCAGATGCTCAAGTCTTTAGTTTCTTATGTTTGAACTTATATGTGTAGTTGATGACCATGTCTAATTTATATCCATCTGCTGTAGAAGAGGAGAAAGCAACAGTTAAAGTTCCGCAAGAACCCCAGGAAGCAGCTCGCGAAGACGAAATGAAAGGAGAGAACCACATAATTCCTGAAGTTGAGACTAAGGATTTCCAGGAGAAAACAGAATCTTGTGATGATTTCTCGGTTACTACAGATTCTAATGCTGAACAGCATGAGTCAGATGAAAAAGGTTAATACTTCCTCTTATTACTCTAAACATATAATTTTTATCTAGTACTTAAGCTTCCCGGATTCAACTACAGTAAGTTAAAAACATGTAGTTTTCATGTCAGAGCAAGGAAACAAAAAGTCTGATCAGCCTCCTCCTCCATATCCTGAAGCTGCAAAAGAATCAGATCATTTAGTCAGTCAGGAGAATTATGTCGATGAAGCTGATTCAGCCTATGAGGCAAACCATGAGAAACCACTAGAGTCAAACCTGGGCGAGATTATGCCCATAACTGGCAAGATTGAGAGTCATGAAAACGGCATCATTCCAAGAGGTCAGTTCCTAATACTTCTCTTATAAGAAGGCACATCATTTATGAAGTTAGATTACAATCTCATCAAGATCATCTTGTGTAGTATTATTAACAGCTTAATATACAAATATAGAAGAGTTTCAGAGAGACGAGatgttttccatcttaaaattTATTCTTCATTTGCATGCCAGAAACCGATGCACAGAAGGTTGAGATCACTAACTCAAATTCCAACATAGAGAACACTTTTCAAGATTCAAAAACTGTTAATGATACCACCACACCGCTAGAAGAGCATCAGAGTTCGTCATCCCAAGAGATTGAGGAAGTCATAAAACTGAGTGTCACATGTCACGTAGAGGAGAAAAAACATGATTGTAGTGAGATCCATGGGGAAGGAAATAGGGACGATTTGATGCTAGAGGAGTCTCGTGATATAGAAGATAAATCATTGGAAATGAACATTTGCATAGAAGAAAGTGTCAGCAAGGCTATAGAGGAAAAGGTTCAGCATGGTCATAGAAATAATGGTGATATTCAATTACCCCTGAAAGATAATTTGAACGACGTTTTAAGCTCACCGACTGAAACAGTTCCAGAAGTCAGTCGAATAGGTCCTTCATCTGAAACTCCTGATCCAAAAAAGAAGCACATTGTCCTTGCTGAAGAGATCAATTTGACCAGTGATGGATCAGAAAATCCAGAGAAAGAGCCTGACTCTGGTCGTGCTCATTTTTCCGATCAGATGGCCTTCATGGATGATGCCACTCCAGGAATGATTGAGCAAGAAGCTTGTAGCAAGGAGAATGGAGAGGAAAATACAGTTAAAATGGGTTCTAGCCCTGATTTGGATATGGTTAATCAGAATAAGGAGACCAAAGTGATTTACACTGCTGCAGAACAAGAACCAGAAGAATGcagggataaaaaggtggtcGTTGTGGTGCCTAAAACGATTTCAGTGTCAAATGGGTTGAGGTCTGCGGATAAGTATGATGAAGGAGAGAAGGTAACAGAGAATCTGTTAGttgaagaaacagaaaaaagaaacgATGACTCGACTTCAACAGGAAATGGCAGACATAATGCAGGGAAAGCAGAGGAGTCTTTGTCCAGCTTCGAGTCATCTGAAGGGGAAAACATTCAAGTTTCTCTAACGTCGCCATTCAACTTGGAAAATGGTCTGCCTGCAGATTCTCCCACTTCATCATTTAATCAACAATGGGACAATGGATTATGCTCCAAGGCTGCAGAAGATTGGAACAAATGCACTGTCAACTTGAAACAATGCAGCAGCTTTGATGTCTTTATTGCTGAAGTATCTACTTCCAATGCACAAAAAGCATCCATCCAAGCTCTTAATCCCCGCAGTGCACTAGAAAAGGTAAACCATGTCCAAGAACTTGAACAGAATGTTCAAGCAAACTCAGTGACAGAAGGAGATTACAAGCAACACTTGATAAGCGAAACATCTTCACTGCCAAGTTCAAAACCACAAGAAAATGATGCAAGGGTAAGCATTGAATCAAATCCAGATCATCCAGTTACCCGAGTTAAGCAGAGAAAGTCCCCCAGCTTTGAATTTGGCATCCCAATTGATGCAAGATCCGAAGAATCTGATCAAACTCCTCTACTGGTTCGCGACAAGTCTCTAGCCAGAAGCTTCTCAGGCCATGCTAACGTAAGATTCCAAAATTCAATGGTCCCAACTGATTATGGTCGAAAGTCATTAGACTATGAGCCAGTAGCAGTGGAAGAAAAGACCATTAGAATGGAAAGAAACGATTCAGACATCTCGAGAGATTCATTCACCAGCTTATTGAGGAAGGACGGAAAGCCAACTGTTGAGCTTGCACCAGAGAAAAAAGAGAGCCATATTGCTGATGACAAGGCATTGGAATCGCCATCATCTGAGGAACTTGCATTGACTTCAATCAAAACAAGTGGAAAACGCAGGCCAAGATCTTCCCTTTTGAGTGCCTGCATATGCTGTACAGCAGCTAACAACTGAGGGCCAAGAAGAAACATGCATTCCCCTGCTACCTTTCTATTTTTTCATCGttgttttcttgtttaatcttatcatttttccttttttcatttaatttttttgcaaAACACTGTGACATTGATTCTATAGATTGTTTTGTACCATTTAAAAGATGATTTTGAGAGATTGAAAGAAGTGAGAAAGGAATATGCCTTTGAGGAAGAAAGAGCGAAATtgtgggaaaaaagaaaatttgaaagaaGTTCTTAGCGCTATGGCTATCAATCTtcgttttgttcttttttttttttttatatatagctTTTGAATCAGTTTATTATTCGTGTTGATTGTATTTCTGGATTCCAATTTCACATGTAAACTTCAAGAATCTGAGGATAAGAGTACTATTATTGTTTGGATTTGTTGCCATTGCTTTTTCAGATCGTGAATTCTATTTGCTCCTTTGGAGATAATCGCATTTTTCGTGTCAAAAGCCTCAACCTCCAAATGTAAACTGTTCACGCCTTTGAAGAACTGGCTAGTgttggattttggagaaggtgGTGCAGCAGCCCctaaattatgaaaaaaatatatcatGTCTATTTTAGATCCTTTAGAAACTGCAGAAAATTATTACTTCCTCATGTGCAACTCACCcccacacccaaaaaaaaaaaaaaaatcatttttagtATTAGAAACTATACCTTGTACAATCAACGATTGGCctataatttttgtttttcgCCCTAACTTTAGGACTTTTTCTCGGTTGATTATTTTAACTGATTATAGATTTTGATTTTCGATAATTAGATTTGTGATATTCTCAGTTACTTTTATATTCTGATTATAGATTTGttaatgataaaaaataaaatctatgaTCAATTTCTATAATCAGATTTTTCGACTCCTGTAACTCATCCACGATGATCAGTATGCTTACGTAAAACCCACGCCAGAGTCGGTGATCACCTACCTTGTGATTTGTGGACTGATTCAGCATTTTGAATATCTTTTGCCCCTCAAATGCAATATATAATTTATGACCTTGAAATATTGACAAGGAAATTCGGGTTCCCCCAGGTCATCGCTTAACTGTACCTGATGAAGACTCCTTAATTTAGCTATTTAATCCTTTTAAAAATACAATATTCTAGAAGCATGATCAAATTAAAGTCTAGGTAATTGTAATTGACCAAATTTAAGGCACagagtggtttttttttttgtttgttttttcattttcttgtctttgtTTTAACTGCTACTGTAATATATGGTACGTGGgaattgaattattaaaattctttttctctACTGACGCCCTTAATGGCTTGAGTTGATGCTTTGACCTCTCAGTTAAGAACCTATAGACTATGTTTGGTAATTGAAATTATTGCTGCCACATTTTGCACTTCTCAAATAGAGATGTCTCCTTTGGACTTTTGGgtactaatatttttttccctttcttcccTGGCCATCAATGAAATACCTTACAATCTTTGGCCATGACACACTTACTAACTTAGAGCTAATTTAGGGAGTTATATCCATTATTGATTCCATTGTTTTTTGAAAACTTAGATAGCCAATAGCCAATCATAAAATCTTCAGACGTCTAGATAAATCTTATCATCCAACTACTTTGATCATTTCTTTTAGaattaatctttcttacacCGACAATCTATACACTATCACTGTTGAATTCATGACagtgaaatttaatttttacacatatgtcatgaattcaacagtaatagtatatatactgtcagtgtatataagatttgctttttttttataaataaaaaaatatggaTGAATTCAACACCGATCACCATTTATAGCGAGGGCATTACTTTGATCATAGCTTTGCTTGTTCTCTAGTAAGTGAGGCGAcaaaatttcatttgcattttaatCTGGAAAAGACCTTCGAGTAGAAGGTCCAACCCATATTAGGCTTCACTTGAGAAGTTAAATAAACTATAAACTACTAAGAAATGAGGCAGTTACATATGCAGCTTTTGGATAGGGAAGAATAGGGGTTAGATTCTCAGTCAATGCCTCCAGAAGAGGTCAACTGAAATTTCAAAGCAACAAACCTTCAACAACCAGTATTTGGTGATGAAAATAACAGGTATGACTAAAGCAAAAAATTATAGGTCAATAAGCACGCAAAGAATACGTATCATTTTTTCAAAGAGTTTGCGGTGTAAGAGAAATTTTTATTCTTCAGCTCTAATTATTACACAATGATATAGTTTATGAAACAAAAGTATTCCCTCCCTCGCATTgttaatgttatatttgcaCTTTATTGATATTTCAAAATAAGAGTCACCATTTCAAATTTAACACATACTTTTTAATCTTGCCATTTGAAAAAAACAACTTTTTAAAATCTCAATGCACATTAAacaagaatatattttgaatctaaaggatatatatatatatatatatgtaaattcATCAGTATCACCTCATCTAAACATAATGATTACTATATTTTCATAAAAAGTTGTTAGATTCCTAAAAAAAAACGACTCTAATATTGGGATGGAGTGGAAGGAGTATATATACTAATCATGAATGATAAAACAAAAAAGGCTATTCTTGTTTTTATAGTTAAATTAGTGATTTATGCTCCTTTATTTCCCTGTCAATATTGGGTAGTATCATCCAAGTCTTCAACGACCAAGAACAAAAACGCGTATGACTGTACTACTACACATCGGTCCATGAACTGCAAAATGTTCGGGAGTCGAGGGAGAAAACCAACAATTAATACAGTGATACTTTTCTTCTTAATAGTTAAGGAGCCTAAATCTACCACAAAATAGTCAACTTTGTTGGGGGTTAGTAGTGAACCATACAAGAAATTGCAATATGAATTAACGACAATGGTAGTGGTTCCAAAAATAAGAGATGACTTGTTATATTttccatttcattttttatatatagcAGAAAGCTTTAATTCATCAAGAAAATAGTAGTCAATAAAATCGATGTTTTGTCTGTAATTCAAATGACTTACTACTAATTCAGAAACAAGTTATGGTGTAATGGAACCATTAGGGTCCGTCCACTGATCAAACAAGGGTTCTT
This region of Coffea arabica cultivar ET-39 chromosome 3c, Coffea Arabica ET-39 HiFi, whole genome shotgun sequence genomic DNA includes:
- the LOC140038170 gene encoding uncharacterized protein codes for the protein MSEQGNKKSDQPPPPYPEAAKESDHLVSQENYVDEADSAYEANHEKPLESNLGEIMPITGKIESHENGIIPRETDAQKVEITNSNSNIENTFQDSKTVNDTTTPLEEHQSSSSQEIEEVIKLSVTCHVEEKKHDCSEIHGEGNRDDLMLEESRDIEDKSLEMNICIEESVSKAIEEKVQHGHRNNGDIQLPLKDNLNDVLSSPTETVPEVSRIGPSSETPDPKKKHIVLAEEINLTSDGSENPEKEPDSGRAHFSDQMAFMDDATPGMIEQEACSKENGEENTVKMGSSPDLDMVNQNKETKVIYTAAEQEPEECRDKKVVVVVPKTISVSNGLRSADKYDEGEKVTENLLVEETEKRNDDSTSTGNGRHNAGKAEESLSSFESSEGENIQVSLTSPFNLENGLPADSPTSSFNQQWDNGLCSKAAEDWNKCTVNLKQCSSFDVFIAEVSTSNAQKASIQALNPRSALEKVNHVQELEQNVQANSVTEGDYKQHLISETSSLPSSKPQENDARVSIESNPDHPVTRVKQRKSPSFEFGIPIDARSEESDQTPLLVRDKSLARSFSGHANVRFQNSMVPTDYGRKSLDYEPVAVEEKTIRMERNDSDISRDSFTSLLRKDGKPTVELAPEKKESHIADDKALESPSSEELALTSIKTSGKRRPRSSLLSACICCTAANN